The Bactrocera dorsalis isolate Fly_Bdor unplaced genomic scaffold, ASM2337382v1 BdCtg032, whole genome shotgun sequence genome window below encodes:
- the LOC125779990 gene encoding uncharacterized protein LOC125779990: KGGERRKRKREEEGERRKKEKRERRGERGKKEGEKKRGEREKKKKREERKKRRREEKKEKRRRKRKERKGGEREGRRRKKEKRKKEERRRKKKKREKKKKRKKKEKKRKKKKKEERK, from the exons AAAGGGaggagaaagaagaaaaagaaagagagaagagGAAGGGGAGAGAAGgaagaaagagaaaagagaaagaagaggAGAGAGAGGAAAAAAAGAAGGAGAAAAGAAGAgaggagagagagaaaaaaaaaagaagagggAGGAGAGAAAAAAAAGAAGGAGAGAGGAGAAGAAGGAAAAGAGGAGAAGAAAGAGGAAAGAGAGAAAGGGGGGGGAAAGAGAAGGAAGAaggagaaagaaagaaaagaggAAAAAAGAAGAGaggagaagaaaaaagaaaaaaagggagaagaagaagaaaaga aaaaagaaagaaaagaaaagaaagaaaaaaaagaaggaaGAGAGAAAG
- the LOC125779991 gene encoding putative uncharacterized protein DDB_G0271982: REEKKKEEGRKRERERRREEKKKEKRGEERRGRERERKREGEKREEEKRGGREKEKKRRKEKERRGEGGKEREK, translated from the exons agagaagagaaaaaaaaagaagagggaaggaaaagagaaagggaaaGAAGGAGGGaggagaaaaaaaaagaaaa gagaGGGGAAGAAAGGAGgggaagagaaagagagaggaaGAGGGAGGGGG aaaagagagaggaGGAGAAAAGG GGGGGGAGAGAGAAGGAAAAGAAAaggagaaaagaaaaagaaagaagggGGGAAGGGgggaaagagagagaaaaa